One segment of Vibrio mimicus DNA contains the following:
- a CDS encoding methyl-accepting chemotaxis protein, whose protein sequence is MPFWKKSAAQSENNKHQRLDSDIVSALKNSLAYIEFDSQGQIIEANTLFLDTMGYSKEEVVGQHHRIFCDPKSVNSFEYKQFWTSLAQGTPQRKMFHRLKKDGSEIWIEATYMPVRDPSGKVYKVVKVAYDVTKAKHNADKQAAVVTALDRSSAMIRFTPDGHIKDANNNFLKATGYRLEEIADKHHKMFCDDSFYRENPHFWRELAKGEFKSGLFHRRTRQGNDLWLEATYNPIFNEAGEVTQVVKFASDVTEQVLKAKATKEASQMAQQTSAETVRVAESGRDRIDEAATIAQGIKESIVGANALMTDLSSQSQRITQIVTTINKIAEQTNLLALNAAIEAARAGEYGRGFAVVADEVRSLASNTSQATHEIDNIVKRNSQLTDQSSQTMEQIQAKVTEFNDMLLQTQALIEQIQNAAENVQQTVSEIVD, encoded by the coding sequence ATGCCTTTTTGGAAGAAGTCTGCTGCTCAATCAGAAAACAATAAACACCAGAGATTAGACAGCGATATTGTTTCAGCACTAAAAAATAGCCTTGCGTATATTGAGTTCGACTCTCAAGGCCAGATTATCGAAGCCAATACACTTTTTTTAGACACTATGGGTTATAGCAAAGAGGAAGTGGTTGGTCAGCATCACCGAATTTTTTGCGATCCTAAATCAGTCAACTCTTTTGAATACAAACAGTTTTGGACGAGCTTGGCGCAGGGGACTCCCCAGAGAAAAATGTTTCACCGCTTGAAGAAAGACGGTTCAGAGATCTGGATTGAAGCGACCTACATGCCAGTGCGTGATCCGTCAGGGAAAGTCTATAAAGTGGTGAAAGTGGCCTACGATGTGACGAAAGCGAAACATAATGCAGACAAGCAAGCTGCCGTCGTTACTGCCTTAGACCGCTCTAGCGCTATGATCCGCTTTACCCCTGATGGACATATAAAAGATGCTAACAACAATTTTCTTAAAGCAACGGGGTACCGCCTTGAGGAAATTGCGGATAAGCATCACAAAATGTTTTGTGATGACAGCTTTTACCGCGAAAATCCGCACTTTTGGCGTGAATTAGCCAAGGGCGAGTTTAAATCTGGTCTTTTTCACCGTCGTACCCGTCAGGGGAATGATCTCTGGTTAGAAGCCACGTACAACCCAATATTTAATGAAGCCGGAGAGGTAACGCAGGTTGTTAAATTTGCATCCGATGTTACTGAGCAGGTATTAAAAGCCAAAGCCACCAAAGAAGCTTCGCAAATGGCGCAACAGACCTCCGCTGAAACAGTGCGTGTGGCAGAATCAGGCCGAGACAGGATTGATGAAGCCGCAACCATTGCACAAGGCATTAAAGAGTCGATTGTCGGAGCGAATGCTTTGATGACCGATTTGTCTTCACAATCACAGCGCATCACGCAAATCGTGACAACGATTAACAAAATTGCAGAGCAGACCAATCTTCTCGCTTTAAATGCGGCAATTGAAGCCGCCCGAGCCGGAGAATACGGCCGCGGATTTGCAGTGGTCGCGGATGAAGTGCGCAGTTTGGCCTCCAATACGAGCCAAGCCACCCATGAGATTGACAATATTGTTAAGCGCAACAGCCAATTGACTGATCAATCCAGTCAGACTATGGAACAAATTCAAGCCAAAGTGACGGAGTTTAACGATATGCTGCTCCAAACTCAGGCGTTGATTGAGCAAATTCAAAATGCGGCTGAAAACGTGCAGCAAACGGTTAGCGAAATCGTGGATTGA